TGCAATATTTGGCAATAGATAGTTATGTAAACGCGATGGACAGGAGTATTTATGACGATACACCAGCAGATCGAGAACTGGACGGCGGAGAACAGGATTTCTGCCGCGGCATTTCAAGGACTTTCGCAATGGCTTATTGATCCAGAGTTTGCCGATTTTGTTCCGGAAATTCAATTGCTTATCGAAGATGGAGATATAGACGAACTCGAGGATGCTTTTCGCACCCATATCGAGTTTGGTACGGGGGGTATTCGGGGTAAGATGGGGCCGGGTCCCAATCGGATCAATTTGAGGACGATTGGAGAGGCGGCGCAGGGTTTGGCGCAATATATACTCAAGTCGGGTATTGAAGATGCCAGAGATATGGGTGTGGTGATCGCATACGATACGCGCAATAATTCGGATGTTTTTGCGCGGGAGACAGCTTCGATTATTGCGGGTAATGGTGTTGTCGCGCGTCTGTTTGACGGTCCTCGGGCTACGCCTCATCTTTCTTTTGCACTGCGTCAGATAGGGGCTGTTGCAGGAGTGGTTATTAGCGCGAGTCACAATCCTCCGTCGGATAATGGTTTTAAGGCGTGCTGGATCGACGGCGGGCAGGTGGTTCCGCCGCACGATAAGAATATTATTGCCGAGGTTGGTGCTGTTAAGGGCCTCGATAGGGTTGATTATGCGGAGGGGGTAGAACGGGGATTGATTGAGGTGATTCATGCAGAGATCGATGCGCAATATATTGACAAGCTGGCTGACCTTTCCCTTTGCGATGCCCGCGATGTAAGTGTTGTATATACGCCGCTGCACGGCGTTGGTTCAACGAGTGTTGTGCCCGCGCTCGAGAAGTTGGGATATTCCCATTTGCGCGTTGTTGAGGCGCAAGATGTTCCGGATGGCAATTTTCCTACGGTGGCAGGGGGTGTGGCAAATCCCGAAGATCCAGGTGCGCTTTCTCTGGCGATTGAAGATGCAAGACAGGTTTGGGCTGATATTGTTCTGGCGAGCGATCCAGATGCCGATCGTCTGGGTTGTGCGCTGCCCGATCCGCAGAGGGGATGGGATGCCGACCCGGAAGATCTCGCGATTAATGGCAATCAGATTGGCGCTGTTTTGTGTTATTATATTTTGTCTTCGCTCAGGGATCAGGGCAAATTGCCCGATAAGGGGGTTGTGTGCAAGACGATTGTTACGACGGACCTCATTAGTCTTATTGCGAGGGATTTTGGTTTGATACCTGTTGACAATCTGCTCGTTGGATTTAAATATATTGGTGATGTGATTAATAGTCTGGCAGATGATGAGACTTTTGTGTTTGGTACGGAAGAGAGCCACGGTTATTTGTTTACCGATTTTGTGCGCGATAAGGATGCGGCTGTTGCTGCGGTTTTGCTCGCGGAGTGCGCGGCTCAGCTCAAGAGGCAAGGTCGCACGTTGCGGGATTATCTGGATGATATTTATCGCGCGTTCGGATATTTTTGCGAGGTGCAGAAATCGACGTATCGAGAAGGCGCACGGGGCAATGAGGAGATTGCCCAGATTATGAATGGTCTGCGCCAATATCCGCCTGCTGAAATTGGCGGTCATAAGGTGGTTGAGGTTATTGATCGCCAGACGAATACTGTGCGCAATGTTCAGGCGGGTTCTACGCGCACGATTCAGGGTGCTATGGGCAATGTTCTCGCTTTTACCTTGTCGGAGAAAGGGCACACGCGGGTTACTGCTCGGCCTTCTGGTACAGAACCCAAGATCAAGTATTATGTTTCGGCGACTTCGGCTGATCGCGCAGATCTGGCTGGGGAGGATCTGGAGCAGACAAGACAAAATGTCGATCAGTTCGCTCAGGAGATCGTCAATGGGATGCTTGTTTCAGCAGAGTGCGCGTTAAAGGAAGTAAGAAGTAAGAAGTGAAAAGTGAGAAGGCCCCGCCCAATCACCCAAAGGCTGGTGCTTCTACTCATTTCACACTTCACACCTCCTCCTTCACACTTCATTTACTATGACCCAATCGACAGATACAGGTATTAACCGGAATTTGACGAGTTACGGCGATCCGGAATTTAGTAAGTATATTCGCAGGGCTTTTCTCGCGGCTGCGGGATATGACGGCGAGGATGTGGATCGTCCCGTTATTGGAATTGCTTCGACGGCTTCTGATTATAATCCCTGCCACGGGCATATGCCGGATTTGATCGAGGCGGTCAAACGCGGGGTTTTTGAAGGCGGTGGCCTGCCTTTTGTGTTTCCCACGCTTTCGCTGAATGAGATTTTCTTTTCGCCTACGACGATGCTTTTTCGGAATTTGCTGTCTATGGAGACCGAGGAACTGATTACGGCGCAGCCTATGGATGCGGTGGTGCTGATGGGGGGGTGCGATAAGACTGTGCCTGCGCAGTTGATGGCTGCTGCTTCGGCTAATATTCCAGCTGTTCAGGTGGTGTCTGGCGCGATGCGGACCGGTTCGTGGCAGGGTGAGAGGTTGGGCGCGTGTACAGATTGCCGCCGTTATTGGGCGCAATATCGCGCAGGGGAACTGAGCGATGAGCAGATCGAAGGTGTGACGCAGTCGCTTTGCAGTACGCCGGGGACGTGTATGGTTATGGGGACTGCTTCGACGATGGCGAGTGTGGTGGAGACGCTGGGTTTGATGGTTTCTGGTGGTGCGTCACCGCTTTCGGGTACGGGAGATCGCCTGCGCGTAGGTGTGCGGTCTGGACGCATGGCTGTTGCTCTTGCTCGCGCGGGACGGCGTCCTGTACAATTGCTCACGCGGGCGTCGTTTCTCAATGCGCTCGCGGTGCTCCACGCGCTGGGTGGTTCTACGAATGCGATTGTTCATCTTCTGGCGATTGCGCGGCGGGCGGGGACTCGGCTGACTCTGGAAGATATGCACGAGATGTCGCAACGGGTGCCGTTGCTGGTGGATTGCAAGCCCGCAGGTGTGGGTTATATGGAGGATTTTCACGAGGCGGGTGGCGTTCCCGCGTTGCTCAAGGCGCTGGCGTCTTTGCTGGATTGTTCTGTGCCGACGATTGCGGGGCAAGCGTTGGGCGATTATTTGAAGACGGTTCAACCTCCTCAGTCCTGGCAAAGTACTATTCGCACGCTGGACAATCCACTTGGTGCTACGGGCGCGCTGATCGTGGTTCGCGGCAATCTGGCGCCGGATGGGGCTGTGCTGAAGGTTGCTGCGGCGTCTCCCGAATTGTTGGCGCACCGGGGCCCCGCGGTTGTTTTTGATTCTGCTGAGGATGCATCTGCGCGGATTGATGATCCTTCTCTCAATATTACGTCCGATCATGTGATGATTTTGCGTAATGCCGGTCCCGTGGGGGATGGGTTCCCCGAGGCGGGGTCTTTGCCCATTCCCAAATATCTTGCGCAAAGAGGGGTCAAAGATATGGTGCGGATTTCCGATGCGCGCATGAGTGGGACGTCTTATGGTACGGTGGTGTTGCACTGTTCTCCCGAGGCGGCGACAGGGGGACCGCTTGCTTTTGTGCGCGATGGCGACATGGTTGAGTTGAATGCAAGAGAACGCCGCATTGATTTGCTGGTCAATGAGGCAGAGCTTGCGCGTCGCCGCGAGGCTTTTGTTCCTGCGCCAATTCCCGAGCGCGGATGGCGACATTTGTATGCCAAATGCGTTTTGCCCGCTCATCTCGGCGCAGACCTGGATTTTTTGTGAGATATAACCCCCTAAAAGAAAGGATACCTGTCATGGCAGATTATCAACCTCTCGATTTGTCGGCGTTGTGCAATGCGGGGCTTGAAGTTTTGGGCGCGAATGCGAAGGCTCCCATAGGCAAACAATTATTTCGCGGTTTGCCGTTTTTGGTAAATGACGATGGTTCGAATTGTTTTATCGCGCTGGATGAGGCTTCTGGTCGCGTGACGATTCCGATCAATGAGTCGGTACGCCGCGTGATTATTGCCCATCGATTGCTGGATTCCGATCTGATGGAGGGCGGTCCGTTGGGAGAGACTGTGGCGCATTATCTGTTCCGGATGGCGGAGGGTGAAGAATTCCGCATTCCCATCCGCGAGCGATTTGAGATTGCACATTTATCCAGCGGTGGTGCGCCCTTTGTCGCATTTTCGGACCAGAACGACCAGCTATTGCCGCGTTACGAAGGGAGATGGGCGGATATGGGGCGACGTCAGACCGAGGTGTCGCGCGGGTCGGCTCGCGGTTATTTTTTGTGGGCGTGGGAGAATCCTCAACCGGATCGCATAGTCGAGTCGCTGGAGATTATTCCGAATGGTCCGCGTTTTATTATCGCCGGTGTTACGCTTTCTCATCTTGAGGAGTATCCTTTTGTGCGACACGGGAAGCGGGAGGCGCGTCTGATCCTGACCCATCCCGAAGATGCGGAAAGACCGTTTGACCTTAGTGTGGAGGTGGATCGGGGGACGGCAACTTATGTGCATCCACTGCCCGAAGCGTCTGCCGATGATTTTGTCAATGATGATTTCGCCGGTTGGGGAGAAGCGCAGAATCCCAAATCGAGTCCGGCTTATGTCGAGGTCGCTGCCACGCCTTCGGCTACGATGACGGTGAAGCAGGGCGAGGAAAAGGTGGGCGAGGTCAAGTGGGGTGATGTGGAGGAGAAGAAGGTGGTGGAGACGCCGCGCATGCGCGTGGAACTCCTGGATCGGGGGCGGAACTGGGTTCACGTTACTGTTCTCGATGACGATACGGGGAAGCCCATTCCTTGCCGCGTCCATTTCCGCTCGCCCGAGGGGATTCCCTATCAGCCTTACGGGCATCACAATCAGGTTAATTCCAATCTCGATAGCTGGCATGTTGATATTGGTGGCGATCTCAGGCTGGGACAAATTACCTACGCGTATATCGACGGTCGTTGCCAGGGGTGGTTGCCGCGCGGTGAGGTCATTGTGGATGTCGCCCGGGGATTTGAGTATGAGCCGGTGCGGACACGGGTGAAGATCGAACCGGGACAGCGCGAACTGACTTTGCGTCTCAAGCGATGGATTCACATGAACGAGGGGGGATGGTATAGCGGGGATTCGCACGTTCACTTTCTCTCGACGCAGGGAAGTCATACGGAGTCTCAGGGGGAGGATCTCAATATCGTTAATTTGCTTCCGTCGCAGTGGGGCAATCTTTTTACCAATACGGAGGATTTTACGGGCAGGCCGAGTATTTCGCAAGATGGGAATAATATCGTCTATGTCGGTCAGGAGAATAGGCAGCACTTTCTGGGGCATCTTATCCTGTGGGGTCTCAAAGAGCCGGTGATGCCGTGGTGCAGTGACGGTCCCGGTGAGTCCGAGCTGGGTGGGACGCTGGAGATTACGATGAGTGATTGGGCGGATCAGTGTCATGCGCAGGGCGGTTCGGTTATTGTTCCGCATCTTCCGAATCCGAATGGGGAGCCTGCGGCGCTGATTGCCACGGGGCGCGTGGATGGCGTGGAGATGCTGCGTCATGCGCCGTTTAATCATCTGGAATACTATCGCTATCTCAACTGCGGTTACCGCTTGCCTCTGGTTGGTGGGACGGATAAGATGAGTAGCGATGTGCCCGTTGGTATTTACCGCACGTATGCCTATTTGCCCGATGGGGAATTTACCTACGATAATTGGTGCAAGAGTGTGTCGCAGGGTCGAACATTTCACAGCGGGGGTCCCATCATTCATCTCACCGCAGATGGACACCAGGTTGGCGATACGATGCAGTTGTCGGGGGCTGGTACGGTGGAGGTCGAGGCGTGGGTGGAGAGTATTTTCCCGATTCATACGCTCGAGATCGTTCAGGCAGGGCGCGTCGTTGCTTCGACGGAGGATAATAAAGGTGCGCGGCGACTGGCGTTGAAGGCGAAGGTGAAGGTGGATGGGCATACGTGGATTGCCGCCCGATGTGCCGGTCCCAATTATACCAGCGTTCCCCATCACGATGGCTGGGGACGGGGGATTTTCGCCCATACGTCGCCGATTTATATCGCCTGCGGTGGCGAGTGGTGGATGTTCGATCTGGAGGCTGCCCAGTATATGCTGACGCTTATTGATGGCGATCTGGCGTACATCCGTCAAACCGCTGCCCGGCACACCTCCGGTACGGCGACGCACCATCACGGTGAGTTGGACCATCTCGCGTATTTGGAACGTCCCTTTGTCGAAGCCCGTGCAGCGATTCACCGAAGGATGCATCAGTTGGGGATACCGCATTGATGCGGTAAGAATTGAAAATATTTGAACTGTCGGTATTGACAAACTGACAGATGTGCTTTAATTGAAAAGAGTTTCCCATGTTTATGAATGTGGAGTTGTAGTCAGTACTGTGGAGGTTTGTAAAATGACAGGTGCCGATATTGCAGTGTACGGTCCAGATGGACAACTTCAACTGGTCGTCGAAATTAAAAATAGACCCGGCGCGTCCGCCGAATGGGCTACTCGCCTGCGCCACAATTTATTGGTCCATTCATTTATACCGCGTGCGCCCTACTTCCTGCTCGCGCTCCCTGATTTTTTTTATTTGTGGACAGACGCCATATCTGCGAGTAATCTGGCAAAACCCGACTATAAAATAAAGGCCACGAAAATACTGGCACCATATCTTAACCAATTAACCCAGCCCCTTAATGGTCTAAGCGGGTATGGCTTCGAGATGATTATGACTTCATGGCTGGCTGGCATTGTACATACAGACCTTCAACCAGACGAAGTTGATCCAAATCTCCAATGGCTCTTTGACTCGGGATTATACGAAGCAATTGCACGCGGTTCTGTTGCGATTGAAGCTACAGTATGATTGTGTACGTAGAATCAAATTTCGTCCTTGAACTCGCTTTTCTTCAAGAAGAACATGAAAGTTGCGAGGAACTTTTGAGCCTGTCAAAGTCAGGAGATATTCACTTAGTGTTACCCACCTTTAGTATTGGAGAGCCGTATGAGACATGGGTGCGTCGCTCAAAAACGATCTAAAAAAATACGATTGCTTACGGCTGCCAAATTTCACTAAGGGTTTAGAGTATATCCGCAGTCGGTTGTAAAATGTAGCACTGGCGCAGCCAGTTCATTGCGCAGATTTTCTATGATAAAGCCTCAACCATGAGGAAGGGCTTTATCATTTTTTTTCAGGAGTTTTGCAAATGTTTGGAAGAAAAGGGTTATTATTTTTTGTCCTATTTGTGTTGTTGATGTGTACCGGTCAAGCAATTGCTGGTCCCAATGCGAATGCTTCTCCAGACTTTGATGGGGATGGTGTGGTTGGTATTCCCGATTTTTTGCTATTTGTAGATCGGTTCGGGTCCAGTCGGAGCGATGGGACTTATGAAGCGAAATACGATCTGGATGGGGATGGTGTGATTGGTATTCCCGATTTTCTGATTTTTGTGGATAACTTCGGCAAAGAGGTGCCTCCCTCTCGTGATGATGAGGTGGTTGTCATTGCAGATGCGAATCTGCGCGCTGCAATTGAAACGGAGCTTGACAAGGCGAGCGGTGCGACGATCACCAGGGGGGATATGGCGACCTTAACCCGTCTTGAAGCAGAGAACTCGAATATTAGCGACTTGGCAGGGCTGGAGTTTGCAATCTGTCTGACAAGACTGAATCTCGGTTATGAGATAGTAGAAAGGCGTGCGGTCAATAGTAACACAATCTCAGACCTTTCCCCACTGTCGGGATTGACGAGTCTAACAAATCTGAATCTTTCCTACAACTCTATCTCAAACCTTTCCCAGCTGTCCGGATTGACGAGTCTGACAGAGCTGAATCTTGTAGGCAACTCGATCACAAATATTTCGCCACTGTCTGGTTTGATCAGTCTGACAGAGCTGCGTCTTTACTACAACAGCATCTCAGACATCTCTGATCTGTCGGGATTGACCAGTCTGGAAAGGCTGGATATTAGTCGCAACTCTGTCTTTGATATATCAGCGCTGTCGGGATTGACCAGTCTGGAAAGTCTGCGTCTTGGTGGCAACTCTATCTCAGACATCTCTGATCTGTCGGGATTGACGAGTCTGACATATCTGATTCTTCACAATAACAACATCTCAAACATCTCAGCTTTGTCGGGATTGATGAGTCTGGAAAGGTTGAATCTTCACGACAACTATATCTCTGATCTATCTGCACTGTCGGGATTGACGAGTCTGACATGGATTAATCTTTACAACAACAGCATCTCTGACCTTTTGCCATTGGTAGCAAATACGGGATTGGGAAGTGGAGATGAGGTTGAGTTGAGGAATAACCCACTGAGTGACACATCAATCTACACGCATATTCCAGTTCTTCGGAGCAGAGAGGTTACTGTGAACTATGGTGCGTTTTAGTCCCTTGGGTTAGAAAATAGACGCCAT
The DNA window shown above is from Gemmatimonadota bacterium and carries:
- a CDS encoding phospho-sugar mutase — translated: MTIHQQIENWTAENRISAAAFQGLSQWLIDPEFADFVPEIQLLIEDGDIDELEDAFRTHIEFGTGGIRGKMGPGPNRINLRTIGEAAQGLAQYILKSGIEDARDMGVVIAYDTRNNSDVFARETASIIAGNGVVARLFDGPRATPHLSFALRQIGAVAGVVISASHNPPSDNGFKACWIDGGQVVPPHDKNIIAEVGAVKGLDRVDYAEGVERGLIEVIHAEIDAQYIDKLADLSLCDARDVSVVYTPLHGVGSTSVVPALEKLGYSHLRVVEAQDVPDGNFPTVAGGVANPEDPGALSLAIEDARQVWADIVLASDPDADRLGCALPDPQRGWDADPEDLAINGNQIGAVLCYYILSSLRDQGKLPDKGVVCKTIVTTDLISLIARDFGLIPVDNLLVGFKYIGDVINSLADDETFVFGTEESHGYLFTDFVRDKDAAVAAVLLAECAAQLKRQGRTLRDYLDDIYRAFGYFCEVQKSTYREGARGNEEIAQIMNGLRQYPPAEIGGHKVVEVIDRQTNTVRNVQAGSTRTIQGAMGNVLAFTLSEKGHTRVTARPSGTEPKIKYYVSATSADRADLAGEDLEQTRQNVDQFAQEIVNGMLVSAECALKEVRSKK
- a CDS encoding dihydroxy-acid dehydratase, coding for MTQSTDTGINRNLTSYGDPEFSKYIRRAFLAAAGYDGEDVDRPVIGIASTASDYNPCHGHMPDLIEAVKRGVFEGGGLPFVFPTLSLNEIFFSPTTMLFRNLLSMETEELITAQPMDAVVLMGGCDKTVPAQLMAAASANIPAVQVVSGAMRTGSWQGERLGACTDCRRYWAQYRAGELSDEQIEGVTQSLCSTPGTCMVMGTASTMASVVETLGLMVSGGASPLSGTGDRLRVGVRSGRMAVALARAGRRPVQLLTRASFLNALAVLHALGGSTNAIVHLLAIARRAGTRLTLEDMHEMSQRVPLLVDCKPAGVGYMEDFHEAGGVPALLKALASLLDCSVPTIAGQALGDYLKTVQPPQSWQSTIRTLDNPLGATGALIVVRGNLAPDGAVLKVAAASPELLAHRGPAVVFDSAEDASARIDDPSLNITSDHVMILRNAGPVGDGFPEAGSLPIPKYLAQRGVKDMVRISDARMSGTSYGTVVLHCSPEAATGGPLAFVRDGDMVELNARERRIDLLVNEAELARRREAFVPAPIPERGWRHLYAKCVLPAHLGADLDFL
- a CDS encoding CehA/McbA family metallohydrolase, with product MADYQPLDLSALCNAGLEVLGANAKAPIGKQLFRGLPFLVNDDGSNCFIALDEASGRVTIPINESVRRVIIAHRLLDSDLMEGGPLGETVAHYLFRMAEGEEFRIPIRERFEIAHLSSGGAPFVAFSDQNDQLLPRYEGRWADMGRRQTEVSRGSARGYFLWAWENPQPDRIVESLEIIPNGPRFIIAGVTLSHLEEYPFVRHGKREARLILTHPEDAERPFDLSVEVDRGTATYVHPLPEASADDFVNDDFAGWGEAQNPKSSPAYVEVAATPSATMTVKQGEEKVGEVKWGDVEEKKVVETPRMRVELLDRGRNWVHVTVLDDDTGKPIPCRVHFRSPEGIPYQPYGHHNQVNSNLDSWHVDIGGDLRLGQITYAYIDGRCQGWLPRGEVIVDVARGFEYEPVRTRVKIEPGQRELTLRLKRWIHMNEGGWYSGDSHVHFLSTQGSHTESQGEDLNIVNLLPSQWGNLFTNTEDFTGRPSISQDGNNIVYVGQENRQHFLGHLILWGLKEPVMPWCSDGPGESELGGTLEITMSDWADQCHAQGGSVIVPHLPNPNGEPAALIATGRVDGVEMLRHAPFNHLEYYRYLNCGYRLPLVGGTDKMSSDVPVGIYRTYAYLPDGEFTYDNWCKSVSQGRTFHSGGPIIHLTADGHQVGDTMQLSGAGTVEVEAWVESIFPIHTLEIVQAGRVVASTEDNKGARRLALKAKVKVDGHTWIAARCAGPNYTSVPHHDGWGRGIFAHTSPIYIACGGEWWMFDLEAAQYMLTLIDGDLAYIRQTAARHTSGTATHHHGELDHLAYLERPFVEARAAIHRRMHQLGIPH
- a CDS encoding leucine-rich repeat domain-containing protein, producing the protein MFGRKGLLFFVLFVLLMCTGQAIAGPNANASPDFDGDGVVGIPDFLLFVDRFGSSRSDGTYEAKYDLDGDGVIGIPDFLIFVDNFGKEVPPSRDDEVVVIADANLRAAIETELDKASGATITRGDMATLTRLEAENSNISDLAGLEFAICLTRLNLGYEIVERRAVNSNTISDLSPLSGLTSLTNLNLSYNSISNLSQLSGLTSLTELNLVGNSITNISPLSGLISLTELRLYYNSISDISDLSGLTSLERLDISRNSVFDISALSGLTSLESLRLGGNSISDISDLSGLTSLTYLILHNNNISNISALSGLMSLERLNLHDNYISDLSALSGLTSLTWINLYNNSISDLLPLVANTGLGSGDEVELRNNPLSDTSIYTHIPVLRSREVTVNYGAF